From Acidobacteriota bacterium, a single genomic window includes:
- a CDS encoding DUF1838 family protein yields MKHLAILAMIYAAATFTVAGQAFSSRDFENFTAMRIGNGPAVYWYCVGEVYEYPSGKLVAKVEGIDTARLLTTDSTPLRKLQLSRKIFFYRDPKTNEIMRESNGMKVEPIAYPYQKITYELIDGKVKATVVQGKQPRIQTIESAGEFYVRRLGGNTIFSTPLFLNFPGYKAYENYDFFYAPAARSASSRYQLTWNRRGSLPAFFGGGDSVFQLVSYRVDDYRKLPKSMRDALESNGRLWMNPPKDLKEIEELQKS; encoded by the coding sequence ATGAAACATTTGGCGATATTGGCGATGATCTACGCCGCGGCCACGTTCACGGTTGCCGGACAAGCGTTTTCGTCGCGTGATTTCGAGAATTTTACCGCGATGCGGATCGGAAACGGTCCGGCGGTTTACTGGTATTGCGTCGGCGAAGTTTACGAGTATCCTTCCGGAAAACTCGTCGCGAAGGTCGAGGGAATCGATACCGCGCGGCTTTTGACGACAGATTCGACTCCGCTGCGCAAACTTCAGCTTTCGCGCAAGATCTTCTTCTACAGGGATCCCAAAACGAACGAGATAATGCGCGAGTCGAACGGGATGAAGGTTGAGCCGATCGCCTATCCGTATCAGAAGATCACTTATGAATTGATCGACGGAAAGGTCAAGGCGACGGTCGTTCAGGGCAAGCAGCCGCGGATCCAAACGATCGAATCGGCCGGCGAGTTCTACGTTCGCCGGCTTGGCGGCAACACGATCTTTTCGACGCCTCTGTTTCTGAATTTTCCGGGCTACAAAGCGTACGAGAACTATGACTTTTTCTATGCGCCGGCGGCACGTTCCGCAAGTTCGAGATATCAGCTTACCTGGAACCGCAGAGGCAGTCTGCCGGCGTTCTTCGGCGGCGGCGACAGTGTTTTCCAACTCGTCTCTTACCGTGTCGATGACTATCGCAAATTGCCGAAATCGATGCGCGACGCGCTCGAATCCAACGGGCGCCTTTGGATGAATCCGCCGAAAGATCTTAAGGAAATCGAAGAACTTCAAAAAAGTTAG
- a CDS encoding chromophore lyase CpcT/CpeT has translation MKRVFSILMLIVLSTAASAKGKLENDFKLFLTWFEGRFDNYAQTVENKETKAEFPHEWIHSIFKRVELPQIGPDVFYVQQYMDGNEANIYRQRLYVYSLNKAEKAIELKIYTFADEKSVLNAHLDPSKLAGLTYEKLDSPKGCEVYWKLNAARDKFEGSMKPDACRVVSKRSGKTLIISDDLFLTKDEIWIRDRAKDDQGNYVFGNRSNVHHKLKRAHLFEGWTAVLKDGSTDIRGEDAPADAWAGQRDLLTHDQGGLVRINDRFSAQLAQLTYKNGTRVLKLGIVDNATGKTIAYTWANHDAKRIGINLRWIQAGFTSKE, from the coding sequence ATGAAACGGGTATTTTCGATCTTGATGCTCATTGTTCTTTCGACCGCGGCGTCGGCCAAAGGGAAACTCGAAAACGACTTCAAGCTCTTTCTGACCTGGTTCGAGGGACGGTTCGACAATTACGCGCAGACAGTTGAAAACAAGGAAACGAAGGCCGAGTTTCCCCACGAATGGATCCATTCGATCTTCAAGCGTGTCGAGCTTCCGCAAATCGGCCCCGACGTCTTCTACGTTCAGCAGTATATGGACGGTAACGAGGCGAACATATACCGGCAGCGCCTCTATGTTTATTCGCTCAACAAAGCTGAAAAGGCGATCGAACTCAAGATCTACACCTTCGCAGACGAAAAATCGGTTCTCAACGCGCATCTCGACCCGTCGAAGCTCGCCGGCTTGACGTACGAAAAGCTCGATTCACCGAAAGGCTGCGAGGTTTATTGGAAGCTGAACGCGGCGCGGGACAAATTCGAAGGCTCGATGAAGCCCGATGCGTGCCGGGTTGTCAGCAAACGAAGCGGCAAGACGCTGATCATCTCCGATGACCTGTTTTTGACCAAGGACGAGATCTGGATCCGCGACCGGGCGAAGGATGATCAGGGAAACTACGTGTTCGGGAACCGCTCGAACGTTCACCACAAACTAAAACGGGCCCATTTGTTTGAAGGCTGGACCGCCGTTCTGAAGGACGGTTCGACCGATATCCGGGGCGAGGACGCGCCCGCCGACGCGTGGGCCGGGCAGCGTGATCTCCTGACGCACGATCAGGGCGGATTGGTCAGGATCAACGACCGTTTTTCGGCGCAGCTCGCGCAGTTGACATACAAGAACGGAACGCGCGTCCTGAAACTCGGCATCGTCGACAACGCAACCGGGAAGACCATCGCATATACTTGGGCAAATCACGACGCGAAACGGATCGGCATCAATTTGCGCTGGATTCAGGCCGGTTTCACGTCGAAGGAGTGA
- a CDS encoding TonB-dependent receptor yields MSGKTSMRVFFVISIIVVCFGSVLAQQPAGISGTIRDQNSASIPGATVSLVNVGSGQRTTMVTDSAGKYEFPGLRPGTYRLTATGDGFGEESETVVFEAASQTHDFTLAPGAIRDVVTVTAGKGTERLAIETPQTVTVATADQIEQRVPRSTFETIERAPNLTSIETNPARERPRLRGLSSTRLLIVIDGEKLNNARADPGASGAPMAIIDPSQLESVEVLAGSGSSLYGSDSVAGTINLITKRPTRPEQGMTIGLRLDGNYISNGAIRRGNLTLNIANKFVAFRASGNLYRLNNYKMGNGELTLTQNVAYGNFFRQFPTNAAGTTFQSAASYPIFALPKNAEILNGQGSGGGKQFDVWFFPTEKHNFRARYLNREEGNNGNAFSGPPYEVQERYSQYRTFDKFGIRYEGFELSKYIPRVSVNYFHQKISFPQNQYTYTNIAGAAGSYLNATTFTGLPSIFGAGALPSGTLSGASFTDNRNTITTQGLDFQAGLLPFRGLLVTVGGGRTRDDSRDYFYTTPFAGFGTQRVFTGTPTIGASSPISKYIDNDFYAQGEFDRIKWVRVTAGVRFDNWVTTALPGGGFPLSTEFAALNAATPGLTANPGALGSLVAALPQLTQLAAGTGSVGSNRNSRTYNFGIVGRLPWGINPYFRWADSYREPGITERYLIRNFSPGSFFASLVVGNPNLAPEKGKNYDVGVKIQQKYFNFSLGYFQNKLTNFLAFAPAQNYCVAPVPGLPGSPGAVGFGCASGQAVVGINARINFGSGVIKGWESTGEASIPLGKLGSLNPFYSLGALYGRNNNPTTIQIAQINAIYNRQDTLIPLSGSAADFPFAGITPFRMLGGIQYLDRSGRFFSEYTWRHQNRVKRADPGQFVGTTLINYGSFASMNEFDKHAIKAGYSWRNTQYKFTVNGGVDNLTDKLYWEHFNTAPAPGRSFVFGFTVEVFNFLKK; encoded by the coding sequence ATGTCCGGTAAAACCAGTATGAGAGTTTTCTTTGTCATTTCGATCATCGTCGTGTGCTTTGGATCGGTGCTTGCGCAGCAACCTGCCGGTATCAGTGGAACGATCCGCGACCAAAACAGCGCGAGCATCCCCGGCGCGACCGTGAGTCTGGTTAACGTTGGTTCGGGCCAGCGAACGACGATGGTCACGGATTCGGCGGGCAAGTACGAGTTCCCCGGTTTGCGTCCCGGAACGTACCGGCTCACCGCGACCGGCGATGGATTTGGCGAGGAAAGCGAGACGGTCGTCTTTGAGGCCGCGTCGCAGACCCACGACTTCACGCTTGCTCCGGGCGCGATCCGCGACGTTGTTACGGTCACCGCGGGAAAAGGCACCGAGCGGCTCGCGATCGAAACGCCGCAAACCGTGACCGTCGCGACGGCCGATCAGATCGAACAGCGTGTGCCGCGTTCGACATTCGAAACGATCGAGCGCGCGCCGAATCTGACGTCGATTGAAACCAATCCGGCCCGCGAGCGGCCTCGTCTGCGCGGACTCTCATCGACCCGGCTGCTCATCGTGATCGACGGCGAAAAACTAAACAACGCCCGTGCGGATCCAGGAGCGAGCGGCGCGCCGATGGCGATCATCGATCCGTCACAGCTCGAATCGGTTGAGGTTCTCGCGGGCTCGGGATCGAGCCTCTATGGTTCGGACTCGGTCGCCGGAACGATCAACCTGATCACGAAGCGTCCGACGCGTCCCGAACAGGGAATGACCATCGGCCTTCGTCTTGACGGCAATTACATCAGCAACGGAGCCATTCGCCGCGGAAATTTGACGCTCAACATCGCCAACAAGTTCGTCGCCTTTCGCGCCAGCGGCAATCTTTACCGGCTAAATAACTACAAGATGGGGAACGGAGAGCTGACGCTCACGCAAAACGTCGCGTACGGCAACTTCTTCCGGCAATTCCCGACCAACGCGGCCGGGACGACCTTTCAGTCGGCAGCGAGTTATCCGATCTTTGCCTTGCCGAAAAACGCCGAGATCCTGAACGGTCAGGGCAGCGGCGGAGGCAAGCAGTTCGACGTCTGGTTCTTCCCGACCGAAAAACACAACTTCCGCGCACGCTATTTGAATCGTGAAGAGGGCAACAACGGGAACGCATTCTCGGGACCGCCGTATGAAGTCCAGGAACGCTATTCGCAATACCGGACGTTCGACAAATTCGGCATTCGCTACGAGGGCTTCGAGTTATCGAAGTACATCCCGCGCGTTTCGGTGAATTACTTCCATCAGAAGATCTCGTTCCCGCAAAATCAATACACCTATACAAACATCGCCGGCGCGGCCGGAAGTTATTTGAACGCGACGACGTTCACCGGCCTGCCCTCGATCTTCGGTGCCGGCGCGCTGCCCTCCGGAACGCTTTCCGGAGCTTCGTTCACCGATAACCGCAACACGATCACGACGCAAGGGCTCGATTTTCAGGCCGGTCTTCTTCCGTTCCGCGGACTGCTCGTGACCGTCGGCGGCGGCCGCACACGTGACGATTCGCGAGATTATTTCTATACGACTCCGTTCGCGGGGTTTGGGACGCAACGGGTGTTTACCGGGACGCCGACGATCGGCGCGAGTTCGCCGATCTCGAAATATATCGATAACGACTTCTATGCTCAAGGCGAGTTCGACCGGATCAAGTGGGTTCGCGTCACCGCCGGCGTTCGATTTGACAACTGGGTGACGACGGCGCTGCCCGGCGGCGGATTTCCGCTGAGCACGGAGTTCGCGGCCCTCAATGCCGCGACGCCGGGACTGACGGCGAATCCGGGTGCGCTCGGCTCACTCGTCGCGGCGCTTCCGCAGTTGACCCAACTTGCGGCGGGCACCGGTTCCGTCGGTTCCAACCGCAATTCTCGGACCTACAACTTTGGGATCGTCGGACGACTTCCGTGGGGCATTAACCCGTATTTCCGCTGGGCCGACAGCTATCGCGAACCGGGAATCACCGAACGTTACCTGATCCGCAACTTCTCGCCTGGTTCGTTCTTTGCGTCGCTCGTTGTCGGGAATCCGAATCTGGCCCCCGAAAAAGGCAAGAACTATGACGTCGGCGTGAAAATACAGCAGAAGTACTTCAACTTCTCGCTTGGTTATTTCCAGAACAAATTGACCAACTTTTTGGCGTTCGCGCCGGCGCAGAACTACTGCGTGGCGCCCGTGCCGGGTCTTCCGGGAAGCCCGGGAGCGGTCGGATTCGGATGTGCTTCCGGACAGGCGGTCGTCGGCATCAATGCGCGCATCAACTTCGGTTCGGGCGTCATCAAGGGATGGGAATCGACCGGCGAGGCAAGTATTCCGCTGGGCAAACTCGGAAGTTTGAATCCCTTCTATTCGCTCGGCGCGCTGTATGGCCGCAACAACAATCCGACGACGATTCAAATTGCACAGATCAACGCGATCTACAACCGTCAGGATACGCTGATCCCTTTGTCGGGTTCGGCGGCCGATTTCCCGTTCGCGGGAATAACGCCTTTCCGAATGTTGGGCGGAATCCAGTATCTCGACCGCTCGGGCCGGTTCTTCAGCGAGTATACCTGGCGCCATCAGAATCGCGTGAAGCGCGCAGATCCGGGGCAGTTTGTCGGAACGACGCTCATCAATTACGGTTCGTTCGCCAGTATGAACGAGTTCGACAAGCACGCCATCAAGGCGGGCTATTCGTGGCGAAACACCCAGTACAAGTTCACCGTTAACGGCGGCGTCGACAATCTGACGGACAAGCTTTACTGGGAGCATTTCAATACCGCGCCGGCTCCGGGACGCAGTTTCGTCTTCGGATTTACGGTTGAGGTTTTCAACTTCCTGAAGAAGTAG
- a CDS encoding citryl-CoA lyase produces MPEKRRTAVSWVEAERISVRGFPIQELIGNVSFGEAIFLILRGDRPTKNEARLFEAVLVSVIDHGVRPPSTIAAVTVANTGAELNASVAAGILAINKYHGGAVEDAMAAISDAVELQSRESISAAEAAKKTVAAYRSDGRRISGFGHRFHAADPRTVRMFALAEELGLAGSFVAQARELERALTESAGRNLPINADGAIGALLHELKFPPKAANGIFMIARVPGLVAHAVEEQERNAPMRTVAVDDYEYDGAAEREIE; encoded by the coding sequence ATGCCTGAAAAACGCCGGACAGCAGTCTCGTGGGTCGAAGCCGAACGCATCAGTGTTCGCGGTTTTCCGATTCAGGAATTGATCGGGAACGTCTCGTTCGGCGAGGCGATCTTTTTGATACTTCGCGGCGATCGACCGACCAAAAACGAGGCGCGATTGTTCGAGGCGGTACTTGTTTCGGTCATCGATCACGGGGTCAGACCGCCGTCGACCATCGCGGCCGTGACCGTCGCCAACACAGGCGCCGAGCTCAACGCCTCGGTCGCCGCCGGAATTCTGGCGATCAACAAATACCACGGCGGCGCGGTCGAAGATGCGATGGCAGCGATCTCCGATGCGGTCGAACTTCAGTCGAGGGAATCGATCTCGGCGGCTGAGGCCGCCAAAAAAACAGTTGCCGCCTACAGATCCGACGGCCGGCGGATCTCGGGTTTCGGGCACAGGTTTCACGCGGCTGATCCGCGAACGGTCAGGATGTTCGCACTGGCGGAGGAGTTGGGGCTCGCCGGAAGTTTCGTTGCGCAGGCCCGCGAACTTGAACGCGCGCTGACCGAATCGGCCGGCCGGAATCTCCCGATCAACGCCGACGGCGCGATCGGCGCGCTTCTGCACGAACTCAAGTTTCCGCCGAAAGCCGCAAATGGTATTTTTATGATCGCGCGCGTTCCCGGCCTCGTCGCCCACGCGGTCGAGGAGCAGGAACGGAACGCGCCGATGCGAACGGTCGCCGTTGATGATTACGAATATGACGGTGCGGCGGAGCGCGAAATTGAGTGA
- a CDS encoding HDIG domain-containing protein: MTPEPDKTTKEIIIELLPEINLISDPELRENTAQVWEDAIREGGWTIEQILRMPFSVHVADCNITFIEHVRTVCKMCIAVADVLKEAYGDRSAINYDTLIAGAMLADVGKLIEYEEKDGQITKAGRGQHLRHPFTGVAMSHARGIPPEVQHVIATHSKEGEMMIRSNESVIFHHADFIDFDLVSKKRPF; encoded by the coding sequence ATGACACCAGAACCAGATAAAACGACGAAAGAGATAATCATCGAATTGCTTCCGGAGATCAATTTGATCAGCGATCCGGAGCTGCGCGAGAACACCGCGCAAGTTTGGGAAGACGCGATCCGCGAAGGCGGTTGGACGATCGAACAGATCCTGCGGATGCCGTTTTCGGTCCACGTCGCGGACTGCAACATCACTTTCATCGAACACGTTCGGACGGTCTGCAAGATGTGCATCGCCGTCGCCGACGTCCTGAAAGAGGCGTACGGCGACCGGTCGGCAATCAATTACGACACGCTGATCGCGGGCGCAATGCTCGCCGATGTCGGAAAACTAATAGAATACGAAGAAAAGGACGGGCAAATAACCAAGGCCGGCCGCGGACAGCATCTGCGACATCCGTTCACCGGCGTTGCGATGAGCCACGCACGCGGCATTCCGCCCGAAGTTCAGCACGTCATCGCGACCCATTCGAAGGAAGGCGAAATGATGATCCGATCCAATGAGTCGGTCATCTTCCATCACGCGGATTTCATCGATTTCGATCTTGTCAGCAAGAAACGTCCGTTTTGA
- a CDS encoding glycoside hydrolase family 125 protein — MNRREFCKASGIGILATGLGRPSYVFAQNPSIGFSGRRPASGDRKFISDAVERQIASVSKLIADPNLRHMFEICYPNTLDTTVDYEEIDGKPDTYVITGDIDAMWLRDSSAQVFPYLPLMRSDLKLKKLIEGVINRHAKFVLLDPYANAFYKDPNQPTMWQGDKPTPIPGVHERKWEIDSLCYVVRLGYAYFKETGDVSPFDADWAKAMKLIYATFVTEQRKDGNSPYYFLRRTDVMTDAPPHGGKGNPVKPVGLIASMFRPSDDATILPFLIPSNIFAAQSMRQLAEIFGKRLNDADFAGKCVALASEIEFAVKKFAIAPHEDFGPIYAYEIDGFGNRLFMDDANVPSLMSLAYLGAVRRDDPIYRATRRFLLSDRNPYFLRGRAAEGQASPHTGRNGIWPMGIILRAKTSDSDVEIAKCLQMLTSTTAGTGFIHESFDKDDASKFSRSWFAWANTLFGELIVNLAANRPHLLK, encoded by the coding sequence ATGAACCGTCGCGAGTTTTGCAAAGCGAGTGGAATCGGCATCCTGGCGACCGGTCTCGGCCGGCCGTCATATGTCTTTGCGCAAAACCCCAGTATTGGCTTTAGCGGCCGACGGCCGGCCAGCGGCGACCGAAAATTCATTTCCGACGCCGTCGAGAGACAGATCGCATCGGTTTCAAAACTGATCGCCGATCCGAATCTGCGGCATATGTTCGAGATCTGTTATCCGAACACGCTCGATACGACGGTCGACTATGAGGAGATCGACGGCAAGCCCGATACTTACGTCATCACCGGCGACATCGACGCGATGTGGCTGCGAGATTCATCGGCGCAGGTTTTCCCCTATCTGCCGCTGATGAGATCGGACTTGAAACTCAAGAAGTTGATCGAGGGCGTCATCAACAGGCACGCGAAGTTCGTCCTCCTTGATCCGTATGCGAACGCGTTCTACAAAGATCCGAATCAGCCGACGATGTGGCAAGGCGACAAGCCGACACCGATCCCGGGGGTTCACGAACGCAAATGGGAAATTGACTCGCTTTGTTACGTCGTCCGCCTGGGCTACGCTTACTTTAAGGAGACAGGCGATGTCTCGCCATTCGACGCCGACTGGGCAAAGGCGATGAAGTTGATCTATGCGACGTTTGTGACCGAGCAGCGCAAAGACGGAAATTCGCCGTATTATTTCTTGCGTCGAACGGATGTGATGACCGACGCGCCGCCGCACGGCGGAAAAGGAAACCCCGTGAAACCGGTCGGCTTGATCGCCTCGATGTTTCGCCCGTCGGACGACGCGACGATCCTGCCGTTCCTGATACCGTCGAATATCTTCGCCGCGCAGTCGATGCGGCAACTGGCCGAGATCTTCGGCAAGCGTTTGAACGATGCCGATTTCGCCGGAAAATGCGTCGCGCTCGCTTCGGAGATCGAGTTCGCCGTCAAGAAGTTCGCGATCGCGCCGCACGAAGATTTCGGACCGATCTATGCCTACGAGATCGACGGTTTCGGCAATCGTCTGTTTATGGACGACGCCAACGTCCCGAGCCTTATGTCGCTCGCATATCTCGGCGCGGTGAGGCGCGACGATCCGATTTACCGCGCGACGCGGCGTTTTCTGTTGAGTGACAGGAATCCCTATTTTCTTCGGGGCCGAGCGGCCGAAGGACAAGCGAGTCCGCACACGGGTCGCAACGGGATCTGGCCGATGGGGATCATTCTTCGGGCGAAAACGTCGGATTCCGATGTCGAGATCGCAAAATGCCTGCAAATGCTGACATCGACGACGGCCGGAACCGGATTCATCCACGAGAGTTTCGACAAAGACGACGCGTCGAAGTTTTCGCGCTCGTGGTTCGCTTGGGCGAACACGCTTTTCGGCGAATTGATCGTCAATCTCGCCGCCAATCGCCCGCACCTTCTGAAATAG
- a CDS encoding MmgE/PrpD family protein → MKTISQQWAEYAVNLSYDDLSPEAVAAAKMFLYDSFGCALGGSKTDDFQILESVFREIGGRPECAVIGSNLRTDVRSASLINGLAIRALDYNDVYWKQDPSHPSDLLPAAFCVGEREGRSGKDLITATVIAYELEMRLMEAAYPGIRELGLHHATLTAFVSPVVAGKMLGMNADQIVNAVGISGSHNVTLGSVTAGTLTMMKNTVDPMATESGVFAALIAGRGFKGPAPVFEGREGLFDAIGDQWKPEVLTDGLGSSFKIVDCSIKPFPSEALTHAPISAVLDLVVGHDLAPESIETIEIATLKRAAEILADEKKYIIDSRETADHSLPYCIAAAVVRRSLTPRDFSPASLADPQILATVPKVRAVLEPAFEDRFPAEQPCRVVITLKNGDKLSTERAFPKGDPRDQLSTAELRQKFEVLAEGILDKSQCDHFHDAIDELENIGKIGELMDLIVLRT, encoded by the coding sequence ATGAAGACAATTTCCCAACAATGGGCGGAATACGCCGTCAACCTTTCATACGACGATCTTTCTCCGGAAGCGGTCGCGGCCGCGAAAATGTTTCTCTACGACAGTTTCGGCTGCGCGCTCGGCGGCTCAAAGACGGATGATTTTCAAATCCTCGAGAGTGTTTTCAGGGAGATCGGCGGACGTCCCGAGTGTGCGGTCATTGGTTCGAACCTGAGAACCGATGTGCGCAGCGCGAGTCTGATCAACGGTCTCGCGATACGCGCGCTCGATTACAACGACGTTTACTGGAAACAAGATCCGTCACATCCGTCCGACCTTCTGCCGGCGGCGTTCTGCGTCGGGGAGCGTGAGGGACGCAGCGGTAAGGACCTGATCACGGCGACCGTCATCGCTTACGAACTCGAAATGCGCCTGATGGAGGCCGCCTATCCCGGAATCCGCGAACTCGGACTGCACCACGCGACGCTCACGGCGTTCGTCTCACCGGTCGTCGCCGGAAAAATGCTCGGAATGAACGCCGATCAGATCGTCAACGCGGTCGGAATTTCGGGCTCGCACAACGTCACGCTCGGGTCGGTAACCGCCGGAACGCTGACGATGATGAAGAACACGGTCGATCCGATGGCCACCGAGAGCGGCGTTTTCGCGGCGCTCATCGCCGGTCGGGGATTCAAAGGCCCGGCGCCGGTCTTCGAAGGACGAGAGGGATTGTTCGACGCGATCGGCGACCAGTGGAAGCCCGAGGTCCTGACCGACGGACTCGGCTCGTCGTTCAAGATCGTCGATTGTTCGATCAAGCCGTTTCCGTCGGAGGCGTTGACGCACGCGCCGATCTCGGCCGTGCTTGACCTCGTCGTGGGTCACGATCTCGCGCCGGAAAGCATTGAAACCATTGAGATTGCAACTCTGAAACGAGCGGCGGAAATCCTCGCAGACGAGAAAAAGTATATTATCGATTCGCGCGAGACGGCCGATCACAGTCTGCCCTACTGCATTGCCGCAGCCGTCGTGCGGCGTTCGCTGACACCGCGTGATTTCTCGCCCGCGAGTCTCGCGGATCCGCAGATCCTGGCGACTGTTCCGAAAGTCCGGGCCGTACTCGAGCCGGCGTTCGAAGATCGATTCCCTGCCGAACAACCGTGCCGCGTGGTGATCACTCTGAAGAACGGCGACAAACTCTCGACCGAGCGCGCCTTTCCGAAAGGCGATCCGCGCGATCAGCTTTCGACCGCCGAACTCAGGCAGAAATTTGAGGTGTTGGCCGAAGGGATTCTCGACAAGTCGCAATGCGATCACTTTCACGACGCGATTGACGAGCTCGAGAATATCGGTAAGATCGGAGAATTGATGGATTTGATCGTGCTGAGAACTTAG
- a CDS encoding iron-containing redox enzyme family protein, with translation MSDFQKQLETARQPTHSGMHPFSQAWVDGDLSREQLGRWAIQHYYYIEPIAQQFAILFSRLPDLDARTHMLENLLGEEDPKGRHPDLLLDFAEHCGVDREYATTAEFRGEILPTTRAMRSWIWELVSQRSLAEAAAGIMVGLEGQLPTLYPKYVTRLHQMGFDDSQLQFFHVHIEGDIEHAHVGLELADRYATTDDLKQRAIGAVRASGQLRWAFLSGMYDAIVKS, from the coding sequence ATGAGCGATTTTCAAAAACAACTCGAAACGGCGCGGCAGCCGACGCACAGCGGGATGCACCCATTCTCGCAGGCTTGGGTCGACGGCGACCTGAGTCGCGAACAGCTAGGCCGGTGGGCGATCCAGCATTATTATTATATCGAGCCGATCGCACAGCAGTTTGCGATCCTTTTTTCACGACTTCCGGATCTGGATGCGCGGACGCATATGCTTGAGAACCTCCTTGGCGAAGAAGATCCGAAAGGCCGGCATCCGGACCTCCTGCTGGATTTTGCCGAGCATTGCGGTGTCGATCGCGAATATGCGACAACCGCCGAGTTTCGGGGCGAAATCCTGCCGACGACCCGCGCGATGCGTTCGTGGATCTGGGAACTTGTGTCGCAAAGATCGCTGGCGGAAGCCGCGGCCGGAATTATGGTCGGACTCGAAGGACAATTGCCGACGTTGTATCCGAAATACGTGACGAGGCTTCATCAAATGGGATTTGACGACAGCCAGCTGCAATTTTTCCACGTCCATATCGAGGGCGACATCGAGCATGCGCACGTCGGACTTGAACTCGCCGATCGATACGCAACCACCGATGACCTGAAACAGCGCGCGATCGGAGCCGTCCGCGCGTCAGGCCAATTGCGTTGGGCGTTTCTGTCCGGAATGTATGATGCGATAGTTAAGTCTTGA
- a CDS encoding SDR family oxidoreductase → MSAIEINLNNKVILVTGAAGGIGRRLAERGLDAGARLSGFDLKNANLDHPNFINFIGDVTNEDEVALCISRTAERFGRIDALINNAGIVGSGRVQDTSLADWSSVLDTNLTGAFLFSKHSIPHLIESRGAIVNLSSTNGLTGGSSLSGAAYACSKAGIIALTKNLAKELAEFGVRANCIAPGPVDTEMIGRFGADGIEDLRQSIPLKALATADDVADLAFFMISDAAKHITGATVSLSGGLVMH, encoded by the coding sequence ATGTCAGCAATTGAGATCAACTTAAACAACAAGGTCATTCTCGTCACCGGCGCGGCGGGCGGCATCGGACGCCGCCTGGCCGAACGCGGACTCGACGCGGGCGCCCGCTTGAGCGGTTTTGACTTGAAGAACGCGAATCTCGATCATCCGAATTTCATTAACTTCATCGGCGACGTCACGAACGAAGACGAAGTTGCTCTCTGCATCAGCCGAACGGCCGAAAGATTCGGACGCATCGACGCACTGATCAATAACGCTGGAATCGTCGGTTCAGGACGTGTCCAGGATACGAGTCTGGCCGATTGGTCGTCGGTTCTCGACACGAATTTGACCGGCGCGTTTCTGTTTTCGAAGCATTCGATCCCGCATCTGATAGAATCGCGCGGCGCGATCGTCAACCTCTCGTCAACCAACGGATTGACGGGCGGGTCGTCGTTGAGCGGTGCCGCTTACGCTTGTTCAAAAGCGGGCATCATCGCGCTGACAAAGAATCTGGCAAAGGAATTGGCCGAATTCGGCGTCCGCGCGAACTGCATCGCCCCGGGACCGGTCGACACCGAGATGATCGGGCGTTTCGGAGCCGATGGAATCGAAGATCTCCGACAGTCGATTCCGCTCAAGGCACTCGCGACGGCCGACGATGTCGCCGATCTGGCTTTCTTTATGATTTCGGACGCGGCCAAACACATCACCGGCGCGACGGTTTCGCTGAGCGGCGGACTGGTAATGCACTGA